In Rutidosis leptorrhynchoides isolate AG116_Rl617_1_P2 chromosome 2, CSIRO_AGI_Rlap_v1, whole genome shotgun sequence, one genomic interval encodes:
- the LOC139893380 gene encoding uncharacterized protein, protein MSSPHGIKLAVHLVTTYFGELVSKVCECLLRKGTLSLGQVIRYTELSKQNVTNALLLLIQHNCVQAFTIQQPGGFGEEPKPLTQYMALHDNIIHHMRFPKFLAIVSDEYGQECTEIFEGLLQHGRLSLNKISDRYKDKHKVDVTSGENNSADNVIHENFNKLVQARFIERCPAHEPFLQPSEEDDAPKKRSKMGDVQTLEARALVAAAPMESIRFLVEADDKWSSGAPDDDDDKKFPLTEIVGEKRKQPEPEVFATNEKKEILWRVNFEEFIRRLRHKCCVSHVTTRLDSVVGIVLSAIFEATRRDETKVKMEKTVPLSLETIYEEAMKSEEGRSLTLERVRASLVQLGCELPTIGIDETYSIDVKKIISQAQAQEVESVVLKKYGREAYRIFRLLSERERLIDTDKISNTTFVEKKDALKILFQLWKDDFLHMERIGNDAQKVDVLLWKMNKRALWEHVLDDMYHAALNLKLRLVYELEQAKDILLVLKGVTVGDEVLKRRKQVGDKWKVLESSLMILDDAIMLFNAF, encoded by the exons ATGTCATCGCCGCACGGAATCAAACTCGCCGTACATCTAGTCACTACTTATTTTGGTGAATTAGTCTCT AAAGTATGCGAATGTCTGTTACGGAAAGGAACATTGTCGTTAGGTCAAGTGATACGATATACGGAGCTCAGTAAACAGAACGTTACAAATGCTTTACTTTTGTTAATTCAACATAATTGTGTTCAAGCATTCACTATTCAACAACCAG GTGGATTTGGGGAAGAACCAAAGCCCTTGACTCAGTACATGGCCTTGCATGACAACATTATTCACCATATGCGGTTTCCTAAGTTTTTAGCTATAGTGTCAGATGAATACGGACAAGAA TGTACAGAGATTTTTGAAGGATTACTTCAACATGGTAGATTATCATTGAATAAGATTAGTGATAGATATAAGGATAAGCATAAGGTCGATGTGACCAGTGGAG AGAATAATTCTGCTGATAATGTGATACATGAAAACTTCAATAAACTTGTTCAGGCTCGCTTTATCGAAAGATGCCCTGCTCATGAACCGTTTCTTCAACCATCTGAGGAAGATGATGCTCCAAAGAAGAGGTCTAAG ATGGGTGATGTACAAACCTTAGAAGCACGTGCATTAGTGGCTGCAGCTCCCATGGAATCAATAAGATTTTTAGTTGAAGCAGATGATAAATGGAGCAGTGGGGCCCCTGATGATGACGATGATAAAAAGTTTCCTTTAACAGAAATCGTTGGTGAAAAG CGCAAGCAACCTGAACCAGAAGTTTTTGCAACAAATGAAAAAAAAGAAATTCTTTGGCGTGTGAATTTTGAGGAATTCATTCGACGTCTTCGTCATAAG TGTTGTGTTTCCCATGTGACAACACGGTTGGATAGTGTAGTTGGCATCGTTTTAAGTGCTATATTTGAGGCAACTAGAAGAGATGAAACTAAAGTCAAAATGGAAAAAACAG TTCCCCTTTCGTTGGAAACCATATATGAGGAAGCAATGAAGAGTGAAGAAGGTCGTAGTTTGACTTTAGAGCGTGTTCGAGCTTCACTTGTTCAGTTGGGTTGTGAACTCCCGACAATCGGGATAGACGAAACATATAGCATCG ATGTGAAGAAAATTATTAGTCAGGCTCAAGCCCAAGAG GTTGAATCTGTTGTGCTGAAAAAATATGGAAGAGAGGCTTATAGGATATTCAGGTTATTATCAGAACGTGAAAGGCTTATTGATACCGATAAG ATATCCAACACTACGTTCGTTGAAAAGAAAGATGCTTTGAAGATTCTATTTCAGCTATGGAAAGATGACTTTTTGCATATGGAG AGAATTGGAAATGATGCTCAAAAGGTGGATGTGTTACTGTGGAAAATGAATAAACGTGCTCTTTGGGAGCACGTTCTAGACGACATGTATCATGCCGCCCTTAACTTAAAACTTCGTCTTGTTTATGAGCTTGAACAAGCAAAAGAT ATTCTTCTGGTGCTTAAAGGAGTGACGGTAGGCGACGAGGTGTTGAAAAGACGCAAGCAGGTCGGAGACAAATGGAAAGTTCTAGAATCTTCTCTTATGATTCTAGATGACGCAATCATGCTATTTAATGCCTTCTGA
- the LOC139889928 gene encoding uncharacterized protein, with translation MNAAAANDVSLNPVAVTTPIIIIPVENASSDVEGSDSSSIALPLTPMISANVPLSPVVETENRSSQGATKDLVQVSVVQDTKYPLLLASSRPTANHRTIPPNMSTPHGLKLAVHLITTYFGKLVSKVCECLLCKGTLSLVQVIRYTELSKQNVTNALFLLIQHNCVQAFTIQQPGGFGEEPKMMIQYMALHENIIHHMRFPKFLAIVSDEYGQQCMEIFEGLLQHGRLSLNKNSDRYKDKHKVDVTGGENNNSVDNVIHENFNKLVQARFIERCPAHEPFVPPSEEDDAPKKRTKRKQPEPEVCATNEKKEILWRVNFEEFVRRLRHKSCVSHVTTRLDSVVGIVLSAIFEATRRDETKVKMEKTVPLPLETIYEEAMKNEEGQSLTLERVRASLVQLGCEIPTIGIDETYSIDLKKIINQAQAQEVESIVLKKYGREAYRIFRLLSERESLFDTDKISNTTFVEKKDALKILFQLWKDDFLHMETIGSDVQKVDMLLWKLNKRALWEHVLDDMYHAALNLKLRLVYELEQAKDILRVHKGVTVGDEVLKRRKQVGDKWEVLESSLMIIDDAIMLFNAF, from the exons ATGAACGCAGCAGCTGCTAATGATGTATCTTTAAACCCTGTAGCAGTTACTACACCTATCATCATCATTCCTGTTGAAAATGCTTCCTCTGACGTTGAAGGGTCTGACTCATCATCCATTGCACTCCCTCTTACTCCAATGATTTCTGCCAACGTGCCTTTATCTCCAGT GGTTGAAACTGAAAATCGATCTTCACAGGGTGCTACAAAAGATTTAGTCCAAGTCTCAGTGGTGCAGGACACTAAG TATCCTTTGTTACTTGCATCTTCCCGGCCAACCGCCAACCACCGTACAATACCACCGAACATGTCGACGCCGCACGGACTCAAACTCGCCGTACATCTGATCACTACTTATTTTGGTAAATTAGTCTCT AAAGTATGTGAATGTCTATTATGTAAAGGAACATTATCGTTAGTTCAAGTGATACGATATACGGAGCTCAGTAAACAGAACGTTACAAATGCTCTATTTTTGTTAATTCAACATAATTGTGTTCAAGCATTCACTATTCAACAACCAG GCGGATTTGGGGAAGAACCAAAGATGATGATTCAATATATGGCCTTGCATGAAAATATTATTCACCATATGCGGTTCCCTAAGTTTTTAGCTATAGTGTCAGATGAATACGGACAACAA TGCATGGAGATTTTTGAAGGATTACTTCAACATGGTAGGTTATCATTGAATAAGAATAGTGATAGATATAAGGATAAGCATAAGGTCGATGTGACAGGTGGAG AGAACAATAATTCTGTTGATAATGTGATACATGAAAACTTCAATAAACTTGTTCAGGCACGTTTTATTGAAAGATGCCCTGCTCATGAACCATTTGTTCCACCGTCTGAGGAAGATGATGCTCCAAAGAAACGAACTAAG CGTAAGCAACCTGAACCAGAAGTTTGTGCTACAAATGAAAAAAAAGAAATTCTTTGGCGTGTGAATTTTGAGGAATTCGTTCGACGTCTTCGTCATAAG TCATGTGTTTCCCATGTGACAACACGGTTGGATAGTGTAGTTGGCATCGTTCTAAGTGCTATATTTGAGGCAACTAGAAGAGATGAAACTAAAGTCAAGATGGAAAAAACGG TTCCGCTTCCTTTAGAAACTATATATGAGGAAGCAATGAAGAATGAAGAAGGGCAAAGTTTGACTTTAGAGCGTGTTCGAGCTTCACTTGTTCAGTTGGGTTGCGAAATCCCGACAATCGGGATAGATGAAACCTATAGTATAG ATTTGAAGAAAATTATTAATCAGGCTCAAGCCCAAGAG GTTGAATCTATTGTGCTGAAAAAGTATGGAAGAGAGGCTTATAGAATATTCAGGTTACTATCAGAACGTGAAAGTCTTTTTGATACTGATAAG ATATCGAACACTACATTCGTTGAAAAGAAAGATGCTTTGAAGATTCTATTTCAGCTATGGAAAGATGACTTTTTGCATATGGAG ACAATTGGAAGTGATGTTCAGAAGGTGGATATGTTACTGTGGAAATTGAATAAACGTGCTCTTTGGGAACACGTTCTAGATGACATGTATCATGCGGCCCTTAACTTAAAACTTCGTCTTGTTTATGAGCTTGAACAAGCAAAAGAC ATTCTTCGGGTGCATAAAGGAGTGACGGTAGGCGACGAGGTGTTGAAAAGACGTAAACAGGTCGGAGACAAATGGGAAGTTCTAGAATCTTCTCTTATGATTATTGATGATGCCATCATGCTATTTAATGCCTTCTAA